The following is a genomic window from Pseudomonadota bacterium.
ATTTCAATAACAGGATTTATATCAGTGTCAGTTAAAATCTGTTTGGCCTTAAGGTTGAGGAAAGTCTCGTCTTGCGGGTTTAATGTGCATTTAATTAGCTGTTCGAACTTATCTTTTGAAATAAAAGTAAATTCACCAACCTCATTTGTAATAAAAATTTCATCATTATTGAATCTCTCAAACCTAAGGGGAAGAAGTTTATAGGACATACTTAATTTATTGGAGAAAAAGCTTTTTTGACTATTTCATCTCTAATGCTACCACAACTTCTTTCCACAACCACTCTTACTTGTTGGTCTATCAGTTCGTTGCAAAATTTATCCACAACTTCTTCTAATGAAACATCACCTTCGTCTTTTTTCTTAAAATATACCCCAATGATGTCTTCTGAAATAGAATCAATATTTATATAACATTTATCAGTAAATTTGTATGATGTTTGTAGGATGGCTTCAAACTCGTATATTTTTTTATTTACTTCAATGAGTAATTGATTATCACTTATCTTTTTAACTATTTCTTTCATTTTTTACACCCCCCTCACTTCCATTGTATCAAAACCACAAAAAAAGTAAAGTTCAATGACTTTGATAAAACAGCTGTACTTCTATAGATGGTGTTATTAAATGATAGAAATTGAATATTGCATCTACAACTGTTCACTAGGATGTGGTTATGAAGACTGAAAATTACGGAATGAAAGAGAATATTATAACCCGGAGATCAGCCAGAGCCCGCAGTATGGGCGATTGACTGCATCTAGTCGTTAGCCAGCCTTAAGTCGACTACCAAATTGAGGATATGCACGATCCACTACATCGAGCAACTTGTCAACAAGAGCGACCGCATCGGGCAATACGTCTGCTTGAGTCCGTGCAGCAGATCTCGGTATGCGATGAAGGCGGTGCAGAGAGTTCCCACAAGTATCGAACACGCTTGCCCTGACGGCTCCCCAATGGCCGTGAGAATACATCGATGTCCATGAATAAAAGCGGTCGTAATCTTCCTTCACTTCTGCCTGTATGCTTAGCTCCCGTAAATTGCTCTTGGTCCAGTGTCCGACGTCGATCGGCAAGAACTCCTGCCAAATGTCTTCGTTGGCTAAGCTCTGGAGGGTGTCCATAGAGATAGAGAGCGGCTGGTCGGTTGCCTCTTCGAGCTTCAGAAGAGCCAACTTCGCCTGACCTGAACCGAATACTCGATACGACTTCCACAATTCGATATTGTCCTTTTTGACCAGAAAC
Proteins encoded in this region:
- the hxsD gene encoding His-Xaa-Ser system protein HxsD, which encodes MKEIVKKISDNQLLIEVNKKIYEFEAILQTSYKFTDKCYINIDSISEDIIGVYFKKKDEGDVSLEEVVDKFCNELIDQQVRVVVERSCGSIRDEIVKKAFSPIN